Proteins encoded within one genomic window of Humulus lupulus chromosome 1, drHumLupu1.1, whole genome shotgun sequence:
- the LOC133786589 gene encoding uncharacterized protein LOC133786589, whose amino-acid sequence MGDLKVVGGIKKLNSTNYTTWVTCKAMFALKITIEGEMLEHIRDAKTPKEAWDTLVTLFSKKNDTRLQILENELISMAQRDMTIPQYFHKMKSICREIYVLDPTTSIGDARIKRLIIHSLKPEYRGFVVAIQGWPTQPSLVEFENLLVGQEAMAKKMGGVALKSEEEVFYTNKSNEKRHNNGGSKKNGHMAKDCWFKKKSTESNNATSTSKEHEDDWDAEAFLAMEEE is encoded by the exons ATGGGTGATCTTAAAGTAGTTGGAGGAATCAAAAAGCTTAACAGTACAAATTACACCACATGGGTAACAT GCAAAGCAATGTTTGCTTTAAAGATCACAATTGAAGGAGAAATGTTGGAGCACATACGCGATGCTAAAACACCGAAGGAAGCATGGGACACTTTAGTTACACTCTTTTCAAAGAAGAATGATACGAGACTACAAATTCTTGAGAATGAGTTGATATCAATGGCGCAACGAGACATGACGATTCCCCAATATTTTCATAAGATGAAATCGATATGTCGTGAAATATATGTTTTAGATCCAACAACATCTATAGGCGATGCTAGGATAAAGAGATTAATTATCCATAGTTTGAAACCCGAATATCGAGGGTTTGTTGTCGCTATACAAGGATGGCCGACACAACCATCACTTGTTGAGTTCGAAAATTTGCTTGTTGGTCAAGAAGCTATGGCTAAGAAAATGGGAGGAGTTGCATTGAAGAGTGAAGAGGAAGTGTTCTACACCAACAAAAGCAACGAAAAGCGGCACAATAATGGTGGATCTAAAAAGAATG GCCACATGGCAAAAGACTGTTGGTTCAAGAAAAAGTCTACTGAAAGTAATAATGCGACCTCTACTTCTAAAGAGCATGAAGATGATTGGGATGCTGAAGCATTTCTTGCTATGGAGGAAGAATAA
- the LOC133786946 gene encoding protein THYLAKOID ASSEMBLY 8, chloroplastic-like isoform X1 — translation MSSSSATKALTLISSLTHSTKLQIPRRRRFMVTMRDRSNNPRPLQKGRNLSIEAIQTVQALKRAQKDHHSLEQAFDFKFRRLLKLDMVAVLRELLRQDECLLALKVFEDVRREIWYKPRVSLYADVIGVLGSNGFIDQVELVHSYLKREADLQPEIEGFNALLRTLVSLNMAELAMECYYLMKQVGCDPDRSTFRILINGLESMGETGSSNILRLDAKKYYGESLDFLEEEEELTLTH, via the exons ATGAGTTCATCTTCTGCAACTAAAGCTCTTACACTCATCAGCTCTCTGACTCACTCCACCAAACTCCAAATTCCCAGGAGAAGAAGATTCATGGTGACGATGAGAGACCGGAGCAACAACCCCCGCCCATTACAGAAAGGTAGAAACCTCAGCATCGAAGCGATTCAGACTGTCCAAGCTCTTAAGAGAGCCCAGAAGGACCATCACAGTTTGGAACAAGCATTCGATTTCAAATTCAGGCGCTTGTTGAAGCTCGATATGGTGGCCGTACTCCGCGAACTTCTTCGCCAGGATGAATGCCTCTTGGCTCTCAAG GTTTTTGAGGATGTTCGGAGAGAAATCTGGTACAAGCCTCGGGTTTCCTTGTATGCTGATGTGATTGGAGTATTGGGTAGCAATGGATTCATTGATCAAGTTGAACTTGTTCACTCGTACTTGAAAAGAGAAGCTGATTTACAGCCTGAAATTGAGGGTTTCAATGCTCTGTTGAGAACTTTGGTTAGTTTGAACATGGCAGAGCTAGCGATGGAGTGTTATTATTTGATGAAACAGGTTGGTTGCGACCCAGATAGGTCGACTTTTAGAATACTGATTAATGGTTTAGAATCAATGGGAGAGACTGGCTCTTCAAATATTTTGAGGTTGGATGCTAAAAAATACTATGGTGAATCTCTGGACTTTTTGGAAGAAGAGGAAGAGTTGACACTCACCCATTAA
- the LOC133786946 gene encoding protein THYLAKOID ASSEMBLY 8, chloroplastic-like isoform X2, with protein MSSSSATKALTLISSLTHSTKLQIPRRRRFMVTMRDRSNNPRPLQKGRNLSIEAIQTVQALKRAQKDHHSLEQAFDFKFRRLLKLDMVAVLRELLRQDECLLALKVFEDVRREIWYKPRVSLYADVIGVLGSNGFIDQVELVHSYLKREADLQPEIEGFNALLRTLVSLNMAELAMECYYLMKQLRSTMMQQ; from the exons ATGAGTTCATCTTCTGCAACTAAAGCTCTTACACTCATCAGCTCTCTGACTCACTCCACCAAACTCCAAATTCCCAGGAGAAGAAGATTCATGGTGACGATGAGAGACCGGAGCAACAACCCCCGCCCATTACAGAAAGGTAGAAACCTCAGCATCGAAGCGATTCAGACTGTCCAAGCTCTTAAGAGAGCCCAGAAGGACCATCACAGTTTGGAACAAGCATTCGATTTCAAATTCAGGCGCTTGTTGAAGCTCGATATGGTGGCCGTACTCCGCGAACTTCTTCGCCAGGATGAATGCCTCTTGGCTCTCAAG GTTTTTGAGGATGTTCGGAGAGAAATCTGGTACAAGCCTCGGGTTTCCTTGTATGCTGATGTGATTGGAGTATTGGGTAGCAATGGATTCATTGATCAAGTTGAACTTGTTCACTCGTACTTGAAAAGAGAAGCTGATTTACAGCCTGAAATTGAGGGTTTCAATGCTCTGTTGAGAACTTTGGTTAGTTTGAACATGGCAGAGCTAGCGATGGAGTGTTATTATTTGATGAAACAG TTGAGGTCTACAATGATGCAACAATGA
- the LOC133786930 gene encoding expansin-A20 yields the protein MAAFYTTLLCLILLRIWVTAAQKEQWKTATATYTMDLDSSIVDEGACGYGDLHKKLTYGKYSAGLSSFLFNRGSTCGACYELRCVDHILWCLQGSPSIILTATDFCPPNNGLSADYGGWCNFPKKHFEMSEAAFAEIAERKADIVPVQYRRVKCDRRGGVRFTMSGNSHFYQVLITNVGMDGEVVAVKVKGSRTGWIPMARNWGQNWQSNINLKGQPISFEVTASSGRTLASYNVAPAGWQFGQTYEGKQF from the exons ATGGCTGCCTTCTATACCACTCTTCTGTGCTTGATTCTACTGCGAATATGGGTCACTGCTGCCCAGAAAGAACAGTGGAAAACTGCAACTGCAACCTATACCATGGATTTAGATAGTTCTATTGTTGATG AGGGCGCTTGTGGGTATGGGGACCTTCACAAAAAACTCACCTATGGGAAGTACAGTGCAGGTCTAAGCAGCTTTTTGTTCAACAGAGGTAGTACCTGTGGAGCTTGCTATGAGTTAAGATGTGTTGATCACATCTTGTGGTGCCTGCAAGGAAGCCCATCTATTATTCTCACAGCTACAGATTTCTGTCCTCCAAACAATGGGCTTTCAGCTGACTATGGTGGCTGGTGCAATTTCCCCAAGAAACATTTTGAGATGTCAGAGGCAGCATTTGCTGAAATTGCAGAGCGAAAAGCAGATATTGTCCCAGTTCAGTATAGGAG GGTGAAATGTGATAGAAGAGGTGGAGTGAGATTCACTATGAGTGGGAACTCTCACTTCTACCAAGTCTTAATCACTAATGTTGGTATGGATGGAGAAGTGGTCGCTGTAAAAGTGAAGGGATCAAGAACAGGGTGGATACCAATGGCAAGAAATTGGGGGCAAAACTGGCAAAGCAATATCAACCTCAAAGGGCAACCTATATCTTTCGAGGTGACTGCTAGCAGTGGAAGAACACTAGCATCTTACAATGTTGCTCCAGCAGGCTGGCAATTCGGTCAGACCTACGAAGGGAAGCAGTTTTAA